Proteins from a genomic interval of Ignavibacteriales bacterium:
- a CDS encoding PAS domain S-box protein, whose product MKSKITRKPVPKKPRKPGGNRPARAKAPATAPRNNPARLDVFFRHLFESSPEGIVTLDKHGVVIDANDAFLKLFGHSLAEIKGQELDDMIVPDNLTEEGRSLSRRVSKNETIEAETIRKRKDGVLVHVSVIGTPIMVGGDRIGIYGIYRDITKQKLSEESLRESEARYRTFVESAQDIIYSADIVGRFIYANPNALRATGYSESEIIGTKYLDLIPTHFRHRAEAFYKKQVITDTASTYFEFPATRKDGKEIWLGQIVQLVKREGRTVGIQAIARDISERKRIEDELRENQHQLATVIDTVNEGLTFSDERGHFEVFNATMERLAGYSKEEANAGDFSMLLYPDPELRQQALDGLKELLEKGELHDEETTITAKSGERRTLLVTTRLLRANGKKMFLSAYRDITERKRIEANLEANRAWLSAIFDNVGVGVSVINPTGRYIQANKWWTQKLGYTSEELLKLTSLAITHPDDVEASKKEMQELLQGTIGHYELEKRYVCKNGETFWASVAVTPIRRAGGELEAVVGIISDISVRKSAEEQLRMLAHSIMSVSECVTITDLEDKIVFVNDAFLKTYGYTQAEVLGKDIAIVRSLNNDPAVVAAIEERSLSGGWAGELVNRRKDGTEFPIRLSTTVLHDDKGRPVALVGVATDITERKKAEEELRMSETRFREMFDDAPVGYHELDTRGRITRVNRTELRTLGYAAEEMTGRPVWDYIEERETSEKSVLEKLAGTKPPGRNVERNYRKKDGSLVPVLCEDRLLRDPDGNITGIRTTLQDITDRKRMEEELNTAKEVAEAATKAKSEFLAVMSHEIRTPMNGVIGMTDLLAQTDLTPDQADFVDTIRVSGETLLSVINDILDFSKIESGKIELEEVQFEPRTCIEEVYDLLSQKASAKNLDLLYWIDPEVPSGILGDKHRLRQILFNLIGNALKFTEKGEIYTSVALKWRIGKTFELQFSIRDTGIGIPQDKIEKLFKAFTQVDSSTTRRYGGTGLGLAISMRLVGLMKGKIWVESEVGKGSVFHFTIQSSIPEASEALPEVYMRGKDVTFAGRRILLVDDNATNLRILRELCQHWKLIPRVTHSPAEALEWIRKGDPFDLGILDMQMPDMDGVTLAQEIRSLRSPSALPMILLSSLGSALKEGGRGGELFTAEVAKPIKQSQLYNVIAEALSGERVAAPRKKVTPELKVPATSNLRILVAEDNAVNQKLILRILQQLGHSGDVVTNGLEVLKAIEGKQYDLIFMDVQMPEMDGLEATRRIVNSSKPGDRPKIIALTADAMSEDRQRCFDAGMDDYLSKPVHMDDVAAILHQWAVPAKKQIGDTDEDESAEFVEFEKTVLVRLKEFGVAGDPAFVVGLLEDFVGTATQLLSEISTVHGRGDSERLDYIAHTLKGSFTTFNLISLVALAASIEARAEKKELAGLEKDLAELRNRFETNIPHLMKLKAKLMRQAGS is encoded by the coding sequence ATGAAATCCAAAATTACCAGGAAGCCGGTGCCTAAGAAACCCCGCAAGCCGGGCGGGAATCGTCCGGCCCGTGCCAAAGCACCGGCGACGGCTCCAAGGAACAATCCAGCGCGTCTTGATGTCTTTTTCCGCCACCTGTTTGAGAGCTCCCCCGAAGGGATCGTGACTCTCGACAAACATGGAGTCGTCATCGATGCCAACGATGCATTCCTGAAGCTGTTCGGGCACTCGCTTGCAGAAATCAAGGGGCAGGAACTTGATGACATGATTGTTCCCGACAACCTCACGGAAGAGGGGCGAAGTTTATCGCGAAGGGTATCGAAGAACGAGACGATTGAAGCAGAGACGATTCGGAAACGCAAGGACGGGGTTCTGGTCCACGTGTCAGTCATTGGCACTCCAATCATGGTGGGCGGCGATCGAATCGGAATCTATGGAATCTACAGGGACATAACAAAGCAGAAACTGTCTGAGGAATCTCTTCGCGAAAGTGAGGCACGCTATCGGACGTTTGTAGAAAGTGCTCAGGACATCATTTACAGCGCTGACATTGTTGGCCGCTTCATCTACGCCAACCCAAACGCGCTGCGAGCCACCGGATATTCCGAAAGCGAGATCATCGGAACGAAGTACCTCGACCTGATCCCAACGCATTTCAGGCACAGGGCGGAAGCTTTTTACAAGAAACAGGTTATCACCGACACTGCAAGCACGTACTTCGAATTCCCGGCGACCAGGAAAGACGGAAAGGAAATCTGGCTGGGACAGATTGTCCAGCTGGTCAAACGCGAAGGGCGGACAGTCGGCATCCAGGCGATCGCACGCGACATCAGCGAACGAAAGCGCATCGAAGACGAACTGAGAGAGAACCAACATCAACTGGCGACTGTCATCGATACGGTGAACGAAGGGCTCACGTTCAGCGACGAGCGGGGGCATTTCGAAGTCTTCAATGCGACGATGGAACGTCTCGCGGGATACTCCAAGGAGGAGGCCAATGCCGGCGATTTCAGCATGTTGCTGTATCCGGATCCTGAGCTTCGTCAGCAGGCACTTGACGGACTGAAGGAACTTCTCGAAAAAGGGGAACTGCACGACGAAGAAACGACAATCACCGCGAAGTCCGGTGAGCGGCGCACGCTGCTCGTGACAACACGGCTGCTGCGCGCGAACGGTAAGAAAATGTTCTTGAGTGCGTACCGGGACATCACAGAACGGAAGCGCATCGAAGCGAATCTGGAAGCCAACCGGGCCTGGCTGAGCGCGATCTTCGATAATGTTGGCGTGGGTGTAAGTGTGATCAATCCAACCGGACGATACATTCAAGCAAACAAATGGTGGACACAGAAACTTGGCTACACGTCTGAAGAACTGCTCAAACTCACAAGCCTCGCGATTACGCATCCGGATGACGTGGAAGCCAGCAAGAAGGAGATGCAGGAGCTTCTACAGGGGACGATCGGACACTACGAACTGGAGAAGCGTTACGTCTGTAAGAACGGGGAAACATTCTGGGCGAGTGTGGCCGTCACGCCGATTCGCCGGGCCGGAGGAGAGCTCGAGGCCGTCGTTGGCATCATTTCGGACATTTCCGTGCGAAAAAGCGCGGAAGAACAGCTTCGCATGCTGGCGCACAGCATCATGAGCGTTTCAGAGTGCGTGACAATTACCGACCTCGAAGACAAGATCGTGTTCGTGAATGACGCCTTCCTGAAAACGTATGGCTATACTCAGGCGGAGGTTCTCGGGAAAGACATTGCGATTGTTCGATCACTGAACAACGATCCGGCTGTTGTGGCCGCGATAGAGGAACGTTCGCTCTCGGGAGGATGGGCCGGCGAACTGGTGAATCGCCGGAAGGATGGGACCGAGTTCCCGATCCGTCTTTCAACGACAGTGCTGCACGACGACAAGGGGAGGCCGGTCGCGCTCGTTGGGGTCGCAACCGACATCACGGAGCGCAAGAAAGCGGAAGAAGAGCTGCGAATGAGCGAAACGCGCTTTCGCGAGATGTTCGATGACGCGCCAGTTGGGTATCACGAGCTGGATACCAGGGGGCGGATTACCCGCGTGAACCGCACGGAACTCCGGACCCTTGGATATGCGGCTGAGGAGATGACGGGTCGACCCGTGTGGGATTATATCGAGGAACGGGAAACCTCCGAGAAGTCTGTATTGGAAAAGCTGGCGGGGACAAAACCCCCGGGTCGGAACGTCGAAAGGAACTATAGAAAGAAGGATGGTTCCCTGGTCCCGGTTCTTTGTGAGGATAGGCTCTTGCGCGATCCTGACGGAAACATTACCGGTATTCGCACCACGCTCCAGGACATCACCGACCGGAAGCGCATGGAGGAAGAGCTGAACACTGCGAAGGAGGTCGCTGAGGCTGCCACGAAAGCGAAATCGGAGTTTCTAGCAGTCATGAGCCACGAGATACGAACACCCATGAATGGCGTCATCGGCATGACTGATTTGCTGGCGCAGACGGATCTCACACCCGATCAGGCGGACTTTGTTGATACCATTCGTGTGAGCGGAGAGACACTTCTGAGTGTCATCAACGATATTCTGGACTTCTCAAAGATCGAATCGGGAAAGATCGAGCTCGAAGAAGTGCAATTCGAACCGAGAACGTGCATCGAAGAGGTCTATGACCTGCTCTCGCAGAAGGCGTCAGCGAAGAATCTTGATTTGCTGTATTGGATCGATCCGGAAGTCCCCTCCGGAATTCTTGGCGACAAGCACCGGCTCCGCCAGATCCTGTTCAATCTGATCGGGAATGCCCTTAAGTTCACGGAGAAAGGGGAGATCTACACATCGGTCGCGCTCAAGTGGAGAATTGGCAAGACCTTTGAGCTCCAGTTCTCTATCAGAGATACGGGCATCGGAATTCCGCAAGACAAGATCGAAAAGTTGTTCAAGGCGTTCACGCAGGTAGATTCTTCAACGACGCGTCGCTATGGTGGAACGGGGCTGGGACTTGCCATTTCCATGCGCCTCGTGGGTCTGATGAAGGGGAAGATCTGGGTGGAAAGCGAAGTGGGAAAAGGATCTGTCTTCCATTTTACCATTCAGTCAAGTATACCTGAAGCATCCGAGGCGCTGCCCGAGGTGTACATGCGCGGCAAGGATGTCACATTTGCGGGACGCCGTATTCTGCTCGTCGATGACAATGCGACAAACCTCCGGATTCTGAGAGAATTGTGCCAACACTGGAAGCTTATTCCGCGGGTCACACATTCGCCAGCCGAAGCACTTGAGTGGATCAGAAAGGGAGATCCTTTTGACCTTGGGATACTCGACATGCAGATGCCCGACATGGACGGAGTGACACTCGCGCAGGAAATCCGGTCGCTGCGTTCTCCCAGCGCCCTCCCCATGATCCTTCTCTCCTCCCTTGGGTCGGCATTGAAGGAAGGGGGCAGGGGAGGAGAACTATTCACTGCCGAAGTCGCGAAACCGATCAAACAATCGCAACTGTACAATGTCATCGCTGAAGCGCTGAGTGGCGAAAGAGTCGCAGCACCGCGCAAGAAAGTGACGCCGGAACTCAAAGTTCCAGCCACATCGAACCTGCGCATTCTGGTGGCGGAAGACAATGCAGTGAATCAGAAGCTGATCCTCCGCATCCTGCAGCAGCTCGGCCACTCCGGTGATGTCGTGACGAACGGTCTGGAAGTGCTGAAGGCGATCGAAGGAAAACAGTACGATCTGATTTTCATGGACGTGCAGATGCCTGAGATGGATGGCCTGGAAGCGACGAGGCGGATAGTCAATTCCAGCAAGCCCGGGGACAGGCCGAAGATCATAGCGTTGACCGCTGACGCAATGTCCGAAGACAGACAGAGGTGTTTTGACGCCGGTATGGACGATTATTTGAGCAAGCCGGTTCACATGGACGATGTCGCGGCGATTTTGCACCAGTGGGCGGTTCCGGCGAAAAAGCAGATAGGTGACACGGACGAGGATGAATCGGCCGAGTTCGTTGAGTTTGAGAAAACCGTGCTGGTACGTTTGAAGGAATTTGGCGTTGCAGGGGACCCTGCCTTCGTTGTAGGTCTATTGGAGGATTTCGTGGGGACCGCGACGCAGCTTCTTTCAGAAATATCAACGGTCCATGGACGGGGTGACAGCGAGCGGCTCGATTACATTGCCCACACATTGAAGGGGAGTTTCACGACTTTCAATCTGATTTCTCTGGTGGCGCTGGCGGCGTCGATCGAGGCGCGGGCCGAAAAGAAGGAACTTGCAGGGCTCGAGAAAGACCTGGCCGAGCTTCGGAATCGGTTCGAGACCAACATCCCTCATTTGATGAAGCTGAAAGCGAAGTTGATGCGGCAGGCGGGGAGTTGA
- a CDS encoding trimethylamine methyltransferase family protein translates to MISPLRPTTRLLSDAFAKNIIDESFLVLERIGVFIENEEAVNLLRAAGAKIDTSSRRVFLPPAVIESALASAPERMTLFDATGERSFLVGGDEIHFDPGSSALRLFDHKTQSEREAQTSDLVRFHSLVERLDNFHFQSTGLISADVPEVLADCYRLFIALQYCTKPIVTGLFVVEGFKPMFEMLCAVRGGARNLREKPLAIFDACPSPPLKWSNLTTQSLIDCARAGIPSELVSMPLTGATAPVTLAGSLVQLTAENLAGVVITQLASPGAPVMFGGSPSCFDMHTAHPPMGAIETMMIDAAYSQIGKALGLPTHAYIGLSDSKCVDAQAGLETGIGAILGALSGINVMSGGGMMDYESAQSLEKLVIDNDICGMAYRLVQGIEQRDEPLALELFSEPAGVTDFLTHPHTLQWHAFEQKYPRVMNRDGYEQWVRNGKPSLDERASQQVTQLLSEVSHSHLSDDLRFHLTGVMETHGRKFGMDHLPVPE, encoded by the coding sequence ATGATCTCCCCCCTCCGTCCTACAACCCGGCTCCTGTCCGATGCGTTCGCGAAAAACATCATCGATGAGAGCTTCCTTGTCCTTGAGCGGATTGGCGTATTCATTGAGAACGAGGAGGCGGTGAATCTGCTCCGGGCTGCGGGGGCGAAGATCGATACATCTTCCCGAAGAGTGTTTCTTCCTCCCGCAGTCATTGAGAGCGCACTTGCCTCAGCTCCCGAACGCATGACGCTGTTCGATGCGACCGGCGAAAGGTCGTTCCTTGTCGGAGGCGACGAAATCCACTTCGATCCCGGCTCTTCGGCCCTCCGTTTGTTCGATCACAAGACCCAATCCGAGCGTGAGGCTCAAACGAGTGACCTCGTTCGATTTCATAGTCTCGTTGAGCGCCTGGACAATTTTCACTTCCAGAGCACAGGGCTCATCAGCGCCGACGTCCCGGAAGTACTCGCGGACTGCTATCGCCTGTTCATCGCATTGCAGTATTGCACCAAGCCCATCGTGACCGGGCTGTTTGTTGTTGAGGGATTCAAACCTATGTTTGAGATGCTCTGTGCCGTGAGAGGCGGAGCGAGAAATCTGAGAGAAAAACCGCTGGCTATATTCGATGCATGCCCTTCGCCTCCCCTCAAATGGAGCAACCTGACAACCCAGAGTCTCATCGACTGTGCAAGGGCCGGAATACCGTCTGAGTTGGTGTCGATGCCGCTCACGGGCGCAACGGCGCCGGTAACGCTTGCCGGGTCACTGGTGCAATTGACTGCGGAAAATCTCGCCGGTGTGGTGATCACGCAGCTGGCAAGCCCCGGAGCGCCTGTTATGTTTGGAGGTTCACCATCCTGCTTCGACATGCACACCGCGCATCCCCCGATGGGCGCGATCGAGACAATGATGATCGATGCCGCCTACAGCCAGATCGGGAAGGCGCTCGGATTGCCAACGCACGCATACATCGGACTGAGTGATTCGAAATGCGTCGATGCACAGGCCGGTCTTGAGACAGGAATCGGCGCAATCCTCGGTGCGTTGTCTGGCATCAACGTGATGTCAGGGGGTGGGATGATGGACTATGAATCGGCGCAGAGCCTCGAGAAACTTGTGATCGACAACGACATTTGCGGGATGGCATACCGCCTCGTTCAGGGAATCGAACAGCGCGACGAACCGTTGGCGCTGGAGCTGTTCTCGGAACCAGCCGGGGTTACCGATTTTCTGACTCATCCGCATACTCTCCAATGGCATGCCTTCGAGCAGAAATATCCGCGGGTGATGAACCGTGACGGGTATGAACAATGGGTACGGAACGGTAAGCCTTCCCTGGATGAGCGCGCTTCGCAGCAGGTCACACAGCTCTTATCAGAAGTATCTCATTCCCATCTTTCGGATGATCTCCGATTCCACCTGACCGGTGTTATGGAAACGCACGGGAGAAAGTTCGGCATGGATCACCTGCCCGTTCCGGAATAG